A single Pyxicephalus adspersus chromosome 8, UCB_Pads_2.0, whole genome shotgun sequence DNA region contains:
- the TMEM59 gene encoding transmembrane protein 59, whose product MAALRFLYGLVLLLFSSSGVWSNLDTVLGDSSSCHNVCEATYPLHTYPEEEELFGCHRGCRLFSICQFAGIGGDLNKTKLECESACTEAYPQSNEQYACILGCNSQMTFAEKRQEELSDMVPRIHILFPLAMVRVLWGDMIDSAQNIISPSWTFYFQADNGHILLAQSQPEIQQIPPVYSEDQSAKGNFLDIVQSPEVRAEGPWSGGDEILELEKGASIMKCLAMNSNWLLTATLILSILVLLWICCATVATASDQYVPSEKLSIYGDLEYLNEQKLHKYPPASLVVVHGVAQENEEAGPLPTKVDLERSAI is encoded by the exons atggcagctttgCGATTCTTGTACGGCTTAGTGCTATTACTGTTCAGCTCCAGCGGTGTTTGGAGTAATTTGGACACCGTGCTGGGTGATAGCTCCTCCTGCCACAATGTTTGTGAAGCGACTTACCCCTTGCACACCTACCCTGAG GAGGAGGAACTCTTTGGATGTCATAGAGGATGTCGTCTTTTCTCTATCTGTCAGTTTGCAGGGATTGGCGGTGACTTGAACAAGACTAAGCTGGAATGTGAATCAG CCTGTACAGAAGCCTACCCCCAGTCTAATGAGCAGTATGCTTGTATCCTGGGTTGTAACAGCCAGATGACTTTTGCAGAGAAACGTCAAGAAGAG CTTTCTGATATGGTGCCTCGCATACATATCCTCTTCCCTCTGGCTATGGTGAGAGTTTTATGGGGTGATATGATAGATTCTGCTCAAAATATTATTTCCCCATCCTGGACATTTTACTTCCAAGCCGATAATGGACATATTCTTCTAGCACAG TCTCAGCCAGAAATTCAGCAAATACCACCGGTGTATTCAGAAGACCAATCTGCAAAAGGCAACTTTCTAGATATAGTTCAGT CGCCTGAAGTCCGTGCAGAAGGACCATGGAGTGGAGGAGATGAAATTCTGGAACTGGAAAAAGGAGCCAGTATTATGAAGTGCCTAGCTAT GAATTCCAACTGGCTTCTCACAGCCACATTGATTTTGTCTATACTGGTTCTGCTCTGGATTTGTTGTGCTACAGTAGCTACAGCATCGGATCAGTATGTTCCCTCTGAG AAGCTGAGTATTTATGGGGATCTGGAATATCTAAATGAGCAGAAGCTACACAAGTACCCTCCTGCATCCCTAGTGGTCGTTCATGGTGTTGCACAAGAAAATGAAGAAGCAGGTCCTTTACCAACAAAGGTAGACTTGGAGAGGTCTGCCATATAA